The DNA region tatGGAAGCTACTATGGAtttcaataaaaaatgtatatttcaaTTTACTCCTTGTAATACAGACtcatttaaaatacttttaagatGTTTTTCGATATTGTCCCCGTTCATTacaattatatttacatttcggcatttggcagatgctttaatacCAAACAACTTAGTGCATTATAAGAGGTACACATTTTATTAGTATGCACCTTTTGTGCTACTGACCCAATGATCTATCAGTTGGGCTACATGCACACTATTCACTTTCATTTTATGgtaaattctttttttattttgctattagACATTCATAATGGGATGACATGAGGTTGAATAAACACTGACAGAatattaattttgtgtaaactaGCCCTTATACGTTAACTAATCAGATAATGTTGTTCCAGACAAACTTTCTGATCCACTTACTTCTCCATAAAACAGAGTGTCGTTGtatatcttcatttgtggaTAGATATTGTTGAGGTACCAGTCAAAGCTTTTACACTGAAGTCTTTCCCTGAGCGCTACTCTCTGGGAAATGTCTCCGTAATGAATCCCATGATTCTGCAAGAATGAAGAAAGTTTTGGTATTGTATTTGAAAAtggatacattgttacagtatTGTAACCACTGTTGATCTTCAGTACCTTCATTGGGAGATTCCATGCCATATAGACACTGGATTTATGTTGGTCCATCCAGACCTCGGCAACACGAAGGGCGTTTCGTCTGGCATGGAAAAAGATTTTACTGTCGTAAGGCTTTTTTGATCTTGTCATGTGGGCCACTCTGGAACAGGGTAAAACCTCCATGCTGCCCCCACATGTCCAGACCTGGGATTTAGATACACAACTTCAGTCTTGATATAAATAATACTTTTGTGAAGTCATATTTTAAAGTAAGGCTGAGTTTCTGGAGACTCAAATATGAGTGCTCTACTTTAGTTGCAGCATACGGCACACTAACCCTGATTCCCAGCTCTACATTTTCACCTCCGTACACATCCATGCCCTCATCCAGCAGTCCCAGTTCCTCAAAGTATTCCCGGTTTACCACGAACGAACAGCCTATCATTGCGGGTGTCCTGAAAAACAGCTTTCCACACTTGGTATATATGCAGTGCTCTTCTTTATCTAAATACTGACAATCTGAGACATTAAATATTGTCCTTTTGTTATAAGTCCAAAATGTGCTGCCATGTCATGGAGATGCTGTGTTTTTGGTTGCTAAAGGCAAACTACTTTACTTGCTTGGCATTCCAAAAGAGGACACAAGAAGAAATCAATGGTTAAGTTTTATTTGCAACACTGTTTCAGAACAGTAACAACCCAAATGTTCGAGTGTGTGCAGTGTATTTTAAAGAGGACTGTTGCCTGAACCTTGGAGAAGTCTGGTTCACAAAGGCTTTTTCTAAAAATGGGGCAATTCCAACTTTCCAAGTAGTTCTCTTCTGATTTACAGCCTGTACGTAgcctttgtttttatatttaaagaatttcctgacgattcaaactcgaGTTTTGAGCAGTGCAAAGAAGCGCTTGTTGTTTGTCGTTTGGGTCATTCTATGAAAATGGTGGCTTTTTGAACAGAcaactttttataaatgtaattctttttttataccaAAACTTATAGTCAAATAATAGTTAACCTCTTAACATTATAAATCAGCTTAAATGACagcttaatgtatttttatatttttactacattacattaaaaaatgcTTGTACTGCTTTTTTGTCACTGATGTTACCTATATTTTAGATGACAATTCCGGCTTCCCAGAATGTAATTTGACCATTTAATTTGCATACATAATCAAAGACAGAAAAAGTTAATGTAATATTGAGAAATTGTCttgattaataataatttactgTAAATAGGCATACGTAAAGTTCTAATGTGTGACCTTTTTCTAATTCTACcattgtgttttttgttgtaACAGTAGAAATAATTGAGGTTGAGTGATGAAAATTGAATGATGATATCCTTAAAATGCTTACTAATGAATGCAGCAACAGTTGGGAAGATACAAAAACCATATTCTATGAAACCAATATGCCATGCGGTAACACCGGTGACGCAATGTAACACCATTGACGCAAAGTGAAACCAATGACAAAAGGAAAGCAATATTATGTGTTTACACTATTAAAACAGTAATGAAATGCAAACAAGtctttattaatataatttttgagGCTTTtatgaactctttccccgccattgacgagatatctcgtcaattaagagaaaacgcttccccgccaatgacgagattttccgtctttccgcaataccgctattatccaccgcaactttttaaacccggaagtattgccctatggcaagctgctgcatgtccgtgtctgttttaaagatcgctctgaatgggatctctatgaaaagtccatcactaaaatggaattatttctgctttttgatcaaaatatggtgtttttgcaaaaacctacccatattcaaaactgattgcaaaagaaccactaaaggtaggatgaaacggttttttttgtttgaaagcagagggtctgatcTTTCATTtagtatattgtatgtttatatatttaaagaagaacattttctggaagacattaaactttggtgaaaatcatgaaaaacgctggcgctggctggcaactttttttaaaaatgctggcggtgaaagagttaaacctTATGTTGATAAAAAGTTAGTGGTGTTATTGATTGTCACTGGTGTTATCGTcatgtcactggtgttaccagCAGCAACACCAGTGACGATAACACCAGTGACAAATCTGCAGACAAAATGGCATATCTAAGATTGCGGCCAGAGTAGCTCAAACCACACTTCTTAAATTGTAAATAAATCACTTAATCATGCAatttgaaaaattaaattaataaaatttacTTTCCCCTTACTATAAACTgtagtaacaccagtgacacatCTTAAGTCACACATCTTCAACAGCCATGCCTACAATGAACCTTTGACCCAGGAAGAAGTTGGCAAGGatgttgatttttttcaaaGTGATGCTTTTATAAATTGTAACACCAGTGACATGAAATTGAGGGACAGGTATTCCCTGTAAATTATTTCTAATATTTAGttgatattttagttttttaagtaGTCCACTAAATAACTGTACTACTTCCCTTTGTATTATGACATTTAAAGGGGgagaataatatattttttaactaaaaatatGTCACTAAACCACAACTCCTGACCCGAGGGACAAGCCAATTTCATGGTACTGACCGTGTTCtacaatatatataaaaaatggttTGCAATATAGATGTCTTacatacgttttttttttataataaaacacttaaattaaaacaaaaaacatatattttgtgtCACTATCTGACAATTTTAAGTGTTTTCCTGGTGGTTGGGACTGGGACAGGAAAGCCACCATTTTCATAGAATGACCCGTTTCTatgatcacaaatgcagacatggttttatgttttagtatcctcaCCATACCAATCTGTTACGTCCTGCTCAAGCCGCGCTGGCAAAGTTAAGCGATCAGCTTAGTCAACTgcattttttaccttttttgaTAAGGTAATAAGATGATATTATCTCCTTTCACCAGGGTTGCCAGGTCCGTGGCCTTTCGGGATAGTTCTAAATtacttttaaactgtttctGCAGATTAATGTTTTTCTGCTGGTTAGAGATGGAAGGATTTTGTTCattatttgggctgtgaatagtcattgggttGCTTTTGGATTAATTTTGAATGGCCATTGGGCTGTTTTTGATACacagatctggcaaccctgccTTTCACTATTGTTTTAGGAGTTGATCTTTCAAATATGGTAAGAAACGTCACATTTCCTTTTTTACGCGCTTGAGGTATTCAGCCATTCAAAatgcactggatagctggccaattgGATCACACCGAACTTTCTCAGAACAATGAGCTTTTTACAAATGGGCAGGTTTCAGAGAGGCGGGGCATAGATAAGCAACgattatgtacagtatgtgaaaattttttagttttttaaccataaaccatgcaaacacattgaatTACACATAATAATGTGCTTTTAAACAACATCATATGGGATCTTTAACCCAAACGTACAGGGTAAAATCACAAACCTAGCAACGCAGGATTATTTTCAATGGTAAAGTATAAACAGTAAGAAACGATCCACCAGAATAACGTTAATACAGGATTAGAGTACCAATGAAATACCCAGTAGGATCATACCTGATAGGTGCACAAGGGTCTCCTTCATTCCACCACTGTTTGTGTGGACTAATATACAAACACCAGAGCTCCCAGTTAAAGCCATGGGCGGAGTTCTCATAGTGTTCCAGCTCAAATGTGTCATAATTGATGTTATCTACAGATGGCAGAATGATCCTCTTACGGTCCTCCTTGATTCTAGACAGAGCTGGTTCAGCCCTGTAGTTGTAGAGGTTAAATCATTATAAACAAACTGAGTTTCACATTTTTATCTATAGTGACTTCAAGTGCATCCAAAGTATACATTATTCATCTGGCCTGAAATGTACTCATTCTCCTCACATTAGACAATTGCATGAAGATATGAACTAAGAAGACTTCTTGTTTATAAACCGAGTTGAGAGTAGGAGCACCTATGCCCATTTCTCACCATAAAGGCGTGAATTCAACATGGGCATCAAAGATCCCGATCACCTCCCCAGTGGCCACTTTCCAGCCCTCGAGGCGAGCACGGATGAGCCCTTCTCTCTTCTGGTTGCGCACTATTTTGATAAGACCCGGGTAGCGCTTGTTGATGTACTCTTCTAGCGGTCCTTTCAGCTGTTCTGCAAAGACACAAATACAACCACAATCAACATAAAGAGAGAAATCTTGGTGCACGATTGCTCTCTCGCTGTGTTTAAACCACACCGGAGGGAGGGCGTATCCGATGCCAAAACGTACGCGTTCCTTTGATGTGCGATACAGGGTACCATCTACTTTATTGAAAAGTGCTTGCTTTCCCCAAGTTAAACAATGTCATCAGCTTGCTAAGAAACAACTGGTGATTCACTGACATTAGGACAGAAATGGGTGTGTTAGCTCTTAGCTGTCTGACCCCTCATTTTAGCAAGTCTCTTGCGCTGATGATGGGTAGCTTGGCATGCCCCACATACTGTACTCATGCCAACAATGTGATTGCAACTGTCTTTCTAACAAAGCTTGAAGACATATTCTGATATAACAAACAGCATGGCCATGAATGACATAAGCAAGGGGTGCCTTTTGGCGAGCTGCACCAGGTTATCTGTTTTGACACCCATGGTCAACCCTGTAAGGTTTATTTGACCTTTATTCTCTTTTTCGTTTGCTGCATTTTACATCGTAAGCTTATTTTGGTTAATAAAAACATAGTCAATTGAATATTTCTCACCGTCGTCACTATTGTCATCCACCAAGATGATTTCCTTTAAGAGATGGACTGGAGTGTGATTGACCGCAGAATGGACAGAACGCAGTATGACAGACAACGCCTCATTTACAAAAATGAAGATGATGGAGATCTGCGGTAAGTCATGAGAATAAACGATGTCTCTGCATCTACAAAAACACAGATACAGTACATGGATACACGGAATAGCTTTTCATTATTAGTGAAATGAATCAACAGACTCCTGTAAGAGTGGTGTAGTAAAGGTATGACACCGTTCTTTTCGTAACAGATGAGAGGTCATTTCTTGCTATCTTGCACATTTTAAGTGTATCAATTACAAAGCTTAGACATAACACTTATTTATATTACCTTTCAGGTTGAATTTAGTAACAGTAAATGTCACTTTCCTCTCCTACACTAAATATACCGTTAGTTCAGATTATAAGAAGACTATCAGAAGAAGCAAAACAATATATATGTTTCTTACTTTCTGGGCCGAAAGTCTGGTATAGTCCTATCCAGAGAGATTTTGTCACTTAGAAATGCATTGTAGCCATATTTCTCCTTTAATGTTTTGGCCGTCTCTTCTTCTGTTGGCAAAAGTGTTGCTGGTACTCCTCTTCTACCTCGACCTCCAAAACCCTCAATAAGTCCAAGAGACCTGGACAAACCTGTTGAACATATTTGGGTCAATATATTTATTGTAGCTATTAACTGTCTTTCAAACTacaacttttattaaaaaactacattGCTAGTTTGATCTATCATTCAGCATGATCCTTCAACTGATCATTCAATCTATTTCAGTGTGCCGATTAAAGTTTATTTTCACATATAGTAATGATAATGAATAATAttaatgattttcacaaaagtttaatgccttctagaaaatgtttttctttgatatataaacatacaatatatccaATGAAAGAATAGACACTctgctttcaaaataaaataaaaaagtttcatcctatcttaatttgttttctttttatcacctctcaaatatgggtaggtctcttcaaaaataccaaattttgaccaaaaagctgaaataattgcatttttgtaaaggacttgtcttagagatcagattcaaaacgatgatcaaaacatacacagagtttttactgttttggattagtggatgcttcagtgttttgtaagttgggtaagagcgccacctaatggataatagcagaaatatggattgccttAAAAACTCAGCATTTTCTTTAAATTGaagagataacttgtcaatggcagggaagaACTTAAGTTAAAtcctggagaacccaagaacccttTTATTAGTATCAATTATCATTGGCCAAATTTTAACCcatgggttctccagggttaagcATTCCCACATGAaaacatatattgtagtataaAATAGTattaactagggatgcaccgatataacAGTCAGTAATAAGTATTGGCATATAAAAGCATTTTCCCACTTTTGGACATCTGCCGATTGTTTAAGACAGCCAACGTCTTGGGTaccaatatatggtgtaaaaacatctgagtgctgccctcttcaggttgaacggtgccCACTGCAgatgaattttcctattggatgttgtgGTACcgcgtgacgtaagcaggttcaagcttcCCACGCCCTTGTAATGATCTCACCACACCCAAGCTCAGTTCTTCCCCTCTACCTCCTTTGGGGTCTGcacacttttcttgcatttttcaaatattgcccgtgggtggagtcaggctctgaccaggggtttagttacgttTAAAGGAACAgcatgtaggattgtggccaaaactggtattgcaatcacaaaacttgtggctaaaactggtactgcaatcacacagctggtggccaatacacaaaatgacaacataaacatcagttgagggctgcaactccactttttaaatgaaaatatcctggccagaccactgttgtcagtgatataagtatttgaaataaaaatgatttctgtatgtctagtgacatatcagggccattttatgattcattgatatgattttcttacatactgttacTTTAAGTAATCGAATATCGGTACCAGTACAGAAATGTTCGTCCCTACTATTAATTGTAGTATAGTATTTGTTCTTTAGTATAATATAATTACTTTAGTACACTATAGTAGCCTATTCTGTATTACTGACTAAAGTAAAATGATAAACTGTAGTAGGCTATACTTAAAGTTGCAGTGTGTAAATTCAAGGAGGGTCTCTTGACACAAAttcaatataatctacataactatattatcaggggtgtataaagaccttacatatgccatgggtccccttacatgaaaaTCGACCTTTtttgccgccatgtttctacagttccttaaagggacacttcacccatttgcattaagctttgaaccccagtcatgtatttgaatggtcatgcatcatttcctcagttgccgctgagacaggagaaatacagattttagtgtagcacttccttctttcaatgatgtaaaaatcatcattttgcaccattgaaagaaggaagtccaatatctttgttgagggggtgtacaaacacccctttttttGGTCAAATAGCCACCAAATTCTAAaagtatgttacatttcgactacaaatattagatactttcaataaagatgaatgtttctatgggtgaaatgctcctttaacaaaagtttttttttactaacaCCCAATTTagacagccagcgaccagcaatagcagagcgacgcaatctcattcatttcaatggaaacctgtTGACTTCTGGCGGTGCCAGCAAAATTGACCAGTGGCGACCATGTGGGCGTGTCCAGCaacgcgagaaagttaagaaaagtttaactttatgcaaatgttgagcGAATTTCGGGAGCGAATACCAAAgagaacgaagcagtggagttcacgtcacccttctctcgtcagttactggagtaaatggtactcatttgtttatgacaagcagatttagaaaagcctcattgaaagagacgggcgacacacagTGATTACATCGccggctgtctgaatggggcgtaagttgtctcagacaatgacgtgtttgtcctgtggcggttACCGTaacttctctatgcatttcaaaagcgaAGGGTGAGCAGtagactgagccgttggttgcaatttgcaaattcaccactagatgccgctaaaatgtacacactgtacctttaaatatttattaaggtTCAAAAACACTATTACACTTTGAATTTGCTTAATTTAGTAACTAAATATTATAAGCTATTTTTCATCTGGGTTTGGCTATAGTGATGGGCTACAGTAAGCTTTGTAACcactaaaatacttaaacatGAAATTTCTTTGGTTACAAAATACTTTGGGTAGTTACCGTTGAGTTGCCTGTACACTACATCTTCCAGTGATCCCAGTCTCTTTAAGAGGACATCATGAGAGATGCCGGTCCTCTGAGCAGATCTGATGACCGACTGCATTC from Paramisgurnus dabryanus chromosome 8, PD_genome_1.1, whole genome shotgun sequence includes:
- the galnt17 gene encoding polypeptide N-acetylgalactosaminyltransferase 17 codes for the protein MMRFRTSKYVMAFVMRRWKILLVINVFTMVGFITFWGRCNLHVTKAHQPAADTRMQSVIRSAQRTGISHDVLLKRLGSLEDVVYRQLNGLSRSLGLIEGFGGRGRRGVPATLLPTEEETAKTLKEKYGYNAFLSDKISLDRTIPDFRPRKCRDIVYSHDLPQISIIFIFVNEALSVILRSVHSAVNHTPVHLLKEIILVDDNSDDEQLKGPLEEYINKRYPGLIKIVRNQKREGLIRARLEGWKVATGEVIGIFDAHVEFTPLWAEPALSRIKEDRKRIILPSVDNINYDTFELEHYENSAHGFNWELWCLYISPHKQWWNEGDPCAPIRTPAMIGCSFVVNREYFEELGLLDEGMDVYGGENVELGIRVWTCGGSMEVLPCSRVAHMTRSKKPYDSKIFFHARRNALRVAEVWMDQHKSSVYMAWNLPMKNHGIHYGDISQRVALRERLQCKSFDWYLNNIYPQMKIYNDTLFYGELRNANMTHLCVDQGTKENNSAILYPCHGWMPQLSRYTKEGYLYLGALGSSIEETRCMVDDTMNSHPQLLNCETVSSVSQKTWNFVQNGSLVNRATGRCLEVVPVNFRLTFYFGYDLVLRSCTGQKWNIKNTVDLE